One genomic segment of Ignavibacteriota bacterium includes these proteins:
- a CDS encoding Gfo/Idh/MocA family oxidoreductase — protein MNGTTRRTFIKNIALSTFAFNYIPFSVRGKTVPSNKLNIAAVGVGGMGGANLRMLENENIVALCDVDFNYAANTFKRYPNANIYKDYRVMLEKEKNIDAVLIATPDHTHAVITLAAMQEGKHVFCQKPLTHNIYEARKIMEAAKYYGVQTQMGNQGHSSDHIRILKEWIEDSAIGNISEVHAWTDRPVGGDPWSTFLIKSIPTEKVAIPEGLDWDLWLGPAKYREYHPDYHPTKWRSWIDFGTGSLGDMGCHIIDPAFWALDLGSPTSIEATSTHWEPEIESQTFPRASIVRYSFPKNEKRNEIKLTWYDGRLMPPIPEELELGRNLPSSGALIIGDKGVIMHGSHGAENVRIIPENKMKEYKLPPKTIPRIKGSHEDDWIRACKEGKNGVPASSNFEYGGALTEMVLLGMIAIQVKDKNLKWNGKEMKFENNEYANDLINPKYREGWSL, from the coding sequence ATGAACGGTACTACGAGAAGAACATTTATCAAAAATATTGCATTAAGTACTTTTGCATTCAATTATATTCCATTTTCAGTAAGAGGTAAAACAGTACCAAGTAACAAACTAAATATTGCAGCAGTTGGTGTAGGTGGAATGGGCGGGGCAAATTTAAGAATGCTTGAGAATGAAAATATTGTAGCATTGTGTGACGTTGATTTTAATTATGCAGCCAATACTTTTAAAAGATATCCAAATGCAAATATTTATAAAGATTATAGGGTAATGCTTGAAAAGGAAAAGAATATTGATGCAGTTCTTATTGCAACTCCTGATCATACTCATGCAGTAATTACATTGGCTGCGATGCAAGAAGGGAAACATGTTTTTTGCCAGAAACCATTAACACACAATATTTACGAAGCAAGAAAAATAATGGAAGCTGCAAAGTACTACGGTGTTCAAACCCAAATGGGAAATCAAGGACACTCATCTGATCATATTAGAATTTTAAAGGAATGGATTGAAGATAGTGCTATTGGAAATATTTCGGAAGTTCATGCATGGACAGATAGACCCGTTGGCGGAGATCCTTGGTCAACATTTTTAATAAAATCAATACCAACTGAAAAAGTTGCAATCCCGGAAGGATTAGATTGGGATTTATGGCTTGGACCAGCCAAATATAGAGAATATCATCCGGATTACCATCCGACAAAATGGAGATCATGGATTGATTTTGGAACCGGATCATTGGGAGACATGGGCTGTCACATTATAGACCCGGCATTTTGGGCTTTAGATTTAGGTTCTCCAACTTCAATTGAAGCTACATCAACTCATTGGGAGCCAGAAATTGAATCTCAAACATTTCCAAGGGCATCAATCGTTCGTTACTCATTTCCTAAAAATGAAAAACGTAATGAAATAAAACTTACTTGGTACGATGGTAGATTAATGCCCCCAATTCCGGAAGAATTAGAATTGGGAAGAAATTTACCATCAAGTGGCGCATTAATAATTGGTGATAAGGGTGTAATAATGCATGGTAGTCATGGGGCAGAAAATGTTAGAATAATTCCGGAAAATAAAATGAAGGAATATAAACTTCCGCCTAAAACAATCCCAAGAATTAAAGGATCACATGAAGATGATTGGATACGAGCATGCAAAGAAGGAAAAAATGGAGTTCCGGCAAGTTCAAATTTTGAATATGGAGGAGCATTAACGGAGATGGTTTTACTTGGAATGATTGCAATACAAGTAAAGGATAAAAATCTGAAATGGAATGGTAAAGAAATGAAATTTGAAAATAATGAATATGCAAATGACTTAATAAATCCTAAATATAGAGAAGGATGGAGTTTGTAA
- a CDS encoding NAD(P)H-binding protein → MKVLIFGASGATGKLVTKELVERDINTKVVIRETATISHNLLDNNKVEIIRGQVSKFTLEQIKELVKDCDAVVCCLGHNINFKGIFGPPYNLVSQTVKKITKAILPYSNTKFILMSTTAYTNKKIGEKNILGEKIIFSFLKLFLPPHRDNMDACDYLLYKLGAENNIDWIAVRPDSLIDETSKSAYEVFELKKRSPIFNPGKTSRINVSQFIADLIMDKQLWSLWNHNTPVIYNQE, encoded by the coding sequence ATGAAAGTATTGATTTTTGGAGCCAGTGGAGCGACTGGAAAATTGGTTACAAAAGAACTTGTTGAAAGAGATATTAATACTAAAGTTGTGATACGAGAAACTGCAACAATTTCGCATAATTTACTTGATAACAATAAAGTTGAGATAATAAGAGGACAAGTAAGCAAATTTACATTGGAACAAATAAAGGAACTTGTAAAAGATTGTGATGCAGTAGTATGTTGTCTTGGTCATAATATTAACTTTAAGGGAATATTTGGTCCTCCATATAATTTAGTTTCTCAAACTGTTAAGAAAATAACTAAAGCAATTCTTCCATATAGTAATACTAAATTTATTCTAATGAGTACAACAGCATATACGAATAAAAAAATCGGTGAAAAAAACATACTAGGTGAAAAAATAATTTTTTCATTTCTGAAACTTTTTTTACCACCGCACAGAGATAATATGGATGCATGTGATTATTTATTATATAAATTAGGAGCAGAGAATAATATTGATTGGATTGCTGTTAGACCGGATTCACTTATTGATGAAACAAGTAAAAGTGCTTATGAAGTTTTTGAACTTAAAAAGAGAAGTCCAATTTTTAACCCTGGTAAAACCAGCAGAATAAATGTAAGTCAATTTATAGCAGATTTAATTATGGATAAACAATTATGGTCTTTGTGGAATCATAACACTCCGGTAATATATAATCAAGAATAG
- a CDS encoding Rrf2 family transcriptional regulator — translation MIFNKSTEYSVRILLFMCEAGDYKYFSATEIANVVNIPKEYLSKILQKLTHKGIVFSKRGKGGGFKLLKTKNEIELKELINLFDNEKFYSKCLIGLSDDCNECKCSFHNQWVNLKTVLISSNLENIKTTLFLQ, via the coding sequence ATGATTTTTAATAAAAGTACAGAATACAGTGTTAGAATATTGTTATTCATGTGTGAGGCTGGAGATTACAAATATTTTAGTGCTACAGAAATAGCCAATGTAGTAAATATTCCCAAAGAATATCTTTCGAAAATATTACAAAAATTAACTCACAAAGGAATTGTTTTTTCAAAAAGAGGGAAAGGCGGCGGGTTTAAATTACTTAAAACGAAAAATGAAATTGAATTAAAAGAACTTATAAATCTTTTTGATAACGAAAAATTTTACTCTAAATGCCTAATTGGTTTATCTGATGATTGTAATGAATGTAAATGTTCTTTTCATAACCAATGGGTAAACCTAAAAACTGTATTGATTTCTTCAAATTTAGAAAATATTAAAACGACACTTTTTTTACAATAA
- a CDS encoding cytochrome c yields the protein MKNKIFVIILISTILINCGENKDSNSSTGSNNSAKEKLAQKFGLTLYELENGVGPIKEKITLGEISKSLADDGKKLFEEKCMQCHKMDERYTGPALRGVTERRTPEYIMNMILNPEEMTKRHPEAKKLLGIHANQMTFQNVTQDNARALLEYLRMESSH from the coding sequence ATGAAAAATAAAATATTTGTAATAATACTCATTTCAACAATTTTAATTAATTGCGGAGAAAATAAAGATTCCAATAGTTCAACTGGAAGTAACAATTCAGCAAAAGAAAAACTTGCGCAAAAATTTGGACTAACTCTTTATGAATTAGAAAATGGTGTTGGACCAATAAAAGAAAAAATTACTTTAGGTGAAATAAGCAAATCATTGGCGGATGATGGAAAAAAATTATTTGAAGAAAAATGTATGCAGTGTCATAAAATGGATGAAAGATATACTGGTCCGGCACTTCGTGGAGTAACTGAAAGAAGAACTCCGGAATATATTATGAATATGATTTTAAATCCGGAAGAAATGACTAAAAGACATCCGGAAGCTAAAAAGTTATTAGGAATTCACGCAAATCAGATGACATTTCAAAATGTTACACAAGATAATGCAAGAGCACTTCTCGAATATTTAAGAATGGAATCATCACATTAA
- the nosZ gene encoding Sec-dependent nitrous-oxide reductase, translating into MSTKQKARFIISIFFIALIYSCSGNNGKPGTSDAAEKVYVAPGEYDEFYAFMSGGFSGQITVYGLPSGRLFKIIPIFAQHPENGYGYTPETKPMLQTSYGEIPWDDAHHPELSQTDGTPDGRWIFINANNTPRVARVNLSTFETEEIIEIPNSAGNHGSPFITMNTEYVVASTRFSVPIPQKDVPISSYKENFKGTISFIKVNPENGRMNIEFQILVPGFNYDLAHAGKGPSHGWAFFTSYNSEQANTLLEINASQNDKDFIAAINWKKAEEYIKEGKGKKYNSEYYHNIYNDETHTATSNVEKEILVLDPKDCPGLIYYLPTPKSPHGVDVDPSGEYIVAGGKLATVIPVHSFSKMIKAIENKEFISEIFGIPVLKYESVIAGEVEDPGLGPLHTEFDGNGYAYTSAFISSEIVKWKLGTWEVVDRIPTYYSIGHLMIPGGDSKTPFGKYVVALNKITKDRYLPTGPELCQSAQLIDISGDKMKLLLDFPTIGEPHYAQGIPAEILMKGQKKIYELGKNNHKYGLRSEKDAKVEKNGNDVHIYMSTTRTHFKPDNIEGIKIGDKVYFHITNLEQDWDIPHGFAVKGMNTAELLIMPGQTRTAIWEPKSEGVYPFYCTDFCSALHQEMQGYVRVSAKNSSNELKYN; encoded by the coding sequence ATGTCAACGAAACAAAAAGCAAGATTTATAATTTCTATTTTTTTCATAGCGCTAATTTATAGCTGTTCTGGAAATAATGGAAAACCGGGAACAAGTGATGCTGCCGAAAAAGTTTATGTTGCACCCGGAGAGTATGATGAATTTTATGCTTTCATGTCGGGTGGATTTAGCGGACAAATAACTGTTTATGGATTACCATCGGGTAGATTGTTTAAAATCATTCCCATATTTGCTCAACATCCGGAGAATGGATATGGCTACACTCCGGAAACAAAACCGATGTTGCAAACTTCATATGGAGAAATACCTTGGGATGATGCCCATCATCCAGAATTATCACAAACCGATGGAACACCGGACGGAAGATGGATATTTATTAATGCTAATAATACTCCAAGGGTTGCAAGAGTAAATTTAAGCACTTTTGAAACTGAGGAAATAATAGAAATTCCAAATTCTGCAGGCAATCACGGTTCTCCATTCATTACAATGAATACGGAATACGTTGTTGCTTCAACAAGATTTAGCGTTCCGATTCCCCAAAAGGATGTTCCAATTTCTTCGTATAAAGAAAATTTTAAAGGAACAATTTCATTCATAAAAGTTAATCCGGAAAACGGAAGAATGAATATCGAATTTCAAATTTTAGTACCGGGTTTCAACTATGATTTGGCACATGCGGGAAAAGGTCCTTCTCATGGTTGGGCATTTTTTACTTCATATAATAGTGAACAAGCAAATACTTTATTGGAGATCAATGCATCCCAAAATGATAAAGATTTTATAGCAGCAATAAATTGGAAAAAAGCGGAAGAATATATTAAAGAAGGAAAGGGTAAAAAATATAATTCGGAATATTACCACAATATTTATAATGATGAAACTCATACCGCTACTTCAAATGTTGAAAAAGAAATACTCGTATTAGATCCAAAAGATTGTCCGGGTTTAATATATTATTTACCAACTCCAAAATCTCCGCATGGTGTAGACGTTGATCCTTCTGGTGAATATATTGTTGCCGGTGGAAAACTTGCAACAGTTATCCCGGTTCATTCATTTTCCAAAATGATTAAAGCCATAGAAAACAAAGAATTCATTTCGGAAATATTTGGAATTCCGGTTTTGAAATATGAATCTGTAATTGCTGGTGAAGTTGAAGATCCTGGTTTGGGACCTTTACATACAGAGTTTGATGGAAATGGATATGCTTACACTTCTGCATTTATTTCATCCGAAATAGTAAAATGGAAATTGGGCACTTGGGAGGTTGTTGATAGAATTCCAACATATTATTCAATCGGTCACTTAATGATTCCGGGAGGAGACAGCAAAACACCTTTCGGTAAATATGTTGTTGCATTAAATAAAATTACAAAAGATAGATATTTACCAACCGGACCTGAACTTTGTCAATCAGCGCAATTGATTGATATCTCAGGAGATAAAATGAAATTGCTTTTAGATTTCCCAACAATCGGCGAACCTCATTATGCACAAGGAATTCCAGCTGAAATTCTTATGAAGGGACAAAAGAAAATTTATGAATTGGGAAAAAACAATCATAAATATGGATTAAGATCAGAGAAAGATGCAAAAGTTGAAAAAAATGGAAATGATGTTCATATTTATATGTCAACAACAAGAACTCACTTTAAGCCTGATAATATTGAAGGAATTAAAATTGGAGACAAAGTTTATTTTCACATAACCAATTTAGAACAAGATTGGGATATCCCGCATGGTTTTGCAGTGAAAGGAATGAATACTGCTGAACTTTTAATAATGCCCGGACAAACAAGAACTGCAATTTGGGAACCGAAATCAGAAGGTGTTTATCCATTTTATTGCACAGACTTTTGTTCAGCATTACATCAAGAGATGCAAGGGTATGTTCGTGTCTCCGCAAAAAATAGCAGTAATGAATTAAAATATAATTAG
- the nosD gene encoding nitrous oxide reductase family maturation protein NosD — protein MNGSTKQCIISINLVWIIFLIPQYFYAKEIHVGKDHPIKTIKSALSIANTNDRIILHSGKYFEHDIVIDKKIELISFENSVIDGENKYQILTVKSDSVKISGITFINTGISFIDDNSAVKLDSVKGCEIYNNTFDNNFFAIYLAKTSDSIVRDNVIKAYTKKESYSGNGIHLWYCKNITVDKNYINGHRDGIYFEFVRESQIQNNISVNNLRYGLHFMFSDNCSYSYNEFLENGAGVAVMYTKKVKMFKNKFERNWGPASYGILLKDISDSEIENNFFYKNSSGIYVEGSNRININNNNFTENGWAIRLMANSMDNHFERNNFIGNSFDVTTNSTKNFNYFENNFWSDYKGYDIDKNGIGDIPYRPVKLFSLIVEKNRPTMILLRSLFTEILDVAEKIFPVLTPETLIDESPSMKRIL, from the coding sequence ATGAATGGCAGCACAAAACAATGCATCATTAGTATTAATTTAGTTTGGATAATTTTCTTAATTCCACAATATTTTTATGCGAAAGAAATTCATGTTGGAAAAGATCATCCGATTAAAACTATTAAATCAGCTTTAAGTATTGCAAATACTAATGATAGAATAATTTTACATAGTGGAAAATATTTTGAACATGATATTGTTATTGATAAGAAAATTGAATTAATAAGTTTTGAAAACTCCGTAATTGACGGTGAAAATAAATATCAAATTTTAACGGTAAAATCTGATTCAGTTAAAATATCCGGCATTACTTTTATAAATACCGGAATTAGCTTTATCGATGATAATTCAGCCGTTAAATTAGATTCGGTTAAAGGATGTGAAATTTATAACAATACTTTTGATAATAATTTTTTTGCAATCTATTTAGCTAAAACTTCGGATAGTATTGTGAGAGATAATGTTATTAAGGCATATACAAAAAAGGAATCATATTCTGGAAATGGAATTCATTTATGGTATTGTAAAAATATTACAGTAGATAAAAATTATATCAATGGTCATCGTGATGGAATTTATTTTGAGTTTGTTAGGGAAAGTCAAATTCAAAACAACATAAGTGTTAATAATTTACGATATGGATTGCATTTTATGTTTTCAGATAATTGCAGTTACTCGTATAATGAATTTTTGGAAAACGGCGCCGGTGTTGCTGTTATGTACACAAAAAAAGTTAAAATGTTTAAAAATAAATTTGAAAGAAATTGGGGACCAGCTTCTTATGGAATATTATTAAAAGACATATCAGATAGCGAAATTGAAAACAATTTCTTTTACAAAAATTCCAGCGGCATTTATGTTGAAGGCTCGAATAGAATAAATATCAATAATAATAATTTTACCGAAAATGGTTGGGCAATCCGCTTAATGGCAAATTCTATGGATAACCACTTTGAACGAAATAATTTTATTGGAAATTCTTTTGATGTAACGACAAACAGTACAAAAAACTTTAACTATTTTGAAAATAATTTCTGGTCGGATTACAAAGGATACGATATTGATAAAAACGGAATTGGTGATATTCCATACCGACCGGTAAAATTATTTTCTTTAATTGTTGAGAAAAATAGACCGACAATGATTCTTTTGCGAAGTTTATTTACCGAAATTTTGGATGTTGCAGAAAAAATATTTCCGGTACTAACACCGGAAACACTTATCGATGAATCTCCATCTATGAAAAGAATTTTATGA
- a CDS encoding ABC transporter ATP-binding protein — protein MIRIESLEKFYGKLCVLKNIELSIEKGKITYLVGPNGSGKSTLIKAILGLIKKYNGTISIDGKIINGESDHRNLIGYMPQSASFPENLLVKDIFSMVKDIRNSKTIDEELILEFSLEKEMNKKLKNLSGGTIQKVNAAIAFLFDPQILILDEPTSGLDPVSSNILKKKILKENQKGKTIFFTSHIISELEDLAQNIAFLLDGNLWFNGAKEELINSTNEKNLEKSIASIMIKNSK, from the coding sequence ATGATTAGAATTGAAAGTTTAGAAAAATTTTACGGTAAATTGTGTGTTCTAAAAAACATTGAATTATCAATAGAAAAAGGCAAAATCACTTATCTTGTTGGACCAAACGGTTCTGGGAAATCAACACTAATAAAAGCAATTCTTGGTTTAATAAAAAAGTATAACGGAACAATTTCTATTGATGGTAAAATTATTAACGGCGAAAGTGATCATAGAAATCTAATTGGTTATATGCCGCAGAGTGCAAGTTTTCCGGAAAATCTTTTAGTAAAAGATATTTTTTCTATGGTTAAAGATATTAGAAATTCCAAAACAATTGATGAAGAATTGATTTTGGAATTCTCACTTGAAAAGGAGATGAATAAAAAGTTAAAGAATCTTTCCGGCGGAACAATTCAAAAAGTTAATGCCGCAATTGCATTTTTATTTGATCCGCAAATATTAATTCTTGATGAACCAACATCCGGCTTGGATCCGGTTTCAAGCAATATTTTAAAGAAAAAAATTCTAAAAGAAAATCAAAAAGGTAAAACAATATTTTTTACGTCCCACATTATAAGTGAGTTGGAAGACCTTGCTCAAAACATAGCTTTTTTGTTAGATGGAAATTTATGGTTCAATGGAGCTAAAGAAGAATTGATAAATTCTACTAATGAAAAAAATCTTGAAAAATCAATTGCATCAATAATGATAAAAAATTCAAAATGA
- a CDS encoding ABC transporter permease, with protein MNKTLKIIKYQIKDNIQSRWIIGFFIFFLTFTYWLINFTGDAPKVILSILNMILIVIPLISLVFGSIYIYNNLNYIKFMLTQPIKRLSLYFGLYFGLVIPLLFCLTFGIGIGVLTFFPLFEEYLSIVILLLITGLFQILIFTAIAFLIATSNDDKLKGLGISIFVWLFFTIIYDGLILFILQTFQDYPLERIALGLTMINPADLGRIFIILKFDVSALMGYTGAVFEDFFGNNVGLIISLSVQIIWFLISFIFGLKIFKSKDF; from the coding sequence ATGAATAAAACTTTAAAAATTATCAAATATCAAATTAAGGACAATATTCAAAGCAGATGGATTATTGGATTTTTTATTTTTTTTCTGACTTTTACATATTGGTTAATAAATTTTACCGGAGATGCGCCAAAGGTAATTTTAAGTATTCTAAACATGATTTTAATTGTTATTCCGCTTATAAGTTTAGTGTTCGGATCAATTTATATTTACAACAATTTGAATTATATCAAATTTATGTTAACGCAGCCAATTAAACGTCTTTCGCTTTATTTTGGTTTATACTTTGGTTTGGTAATTCCGTTATTATTTTGTTTGACTTTTGGAATTGGAATTGGCGTATTGACTTTTTTCCCACTGTTTGAAGAATATTTAAGCATTGTAATTTTACTTTTAATAACCGGACTTTTTCAAATTCTAATTTTTACAGCAATTGCATTTTTAATCGCAACTTCAAATGATGATAAACTTAAAGGATTGGGGATATCAATATTTGTATGGCTGTTTTTTACAATAATTTATGATGGATTAATTTTATTTATACTTCAAACATTTCAAGATTATCCGCTTGAAAGAATTGCGCTTGGATTAACAATGATAAATCCAGCTGATCTTGGCAGAATATTTATAATTCTAAAATTTGATGTATCTGCGTTAATGGGTTATACCGGAGCAGTTTTTGAAGATTTTTTTGGAAATAATGTTGGTCTAATAATTTCTTTATCTGTTCAGATAATTTGGTTTTTGATTAGCTTTATTTTTGGATTAAAAATATTTAAATCAAAGGATTTCTAA
- a CDS encoding CZB domain-containing protein — translation MVTKEALNSAINNHSIWKRRLISAIETGKSEFQTAIVQKDNVCEFGKWLESLPSIEKGTEDFQKVKDLHSKFHKSAASTLGLALTGKRDAAMEELNFSGTFGEISSKLSVALGNWKKKL, via the coding sequence ATGGTAACAAAGGAAGCATTAAATTCAGCAATAAATAATCATTCCATTTGGAAACGCCGACTAATTAGTGCAATAGAAACCGGCAAATCAGAATTCCAAACAGCAATAGTTCAAAAAGATAATGTTTGTGAATTTGGTAAATGGTTGGAAAGTTTGCCAAGTATTGAAAAAGGAACAGAAGATTTCCAAAAAGTAAAAGATTTACATTCAAAATTTCATAAATCTGCAGCTTCCACACTTGGATTAGCATTAACCGGTAAAAGAGACGCTGCAATGGAAGAATTAAACTTCAGCGGTACATTTGGTGAAATTTCAAGCAAGTTATCTGTAGCGCTGGGAAATTGGAAAAAGAAGTTATGA